ttttaaatttctgtagagGTAAGATCTCACCAGATTGCacagctggtttcgaactcccgacctcaggtgatccacctgcctcggcctcccaaagtgctgggattacaggcacgagccacagcacctggcctccatTTTGCACTTTGAATGGATCTTTAACCTGTGCATGATTTTATATCATGCATTgatcatttagaaaataatggtttggctgggcacagtggctcacacctgtaatcccagcattttgggaggctgaggtggccagatcatCTTCTGAGGTGAtcagaagtcaggagttcaagaccagcctggctaacatggtgaaactccatctctactaaaaatacaaaaattattcacttgtggtggtgcatgcctgtaatcccagctactcaggaggctgaggcacgagaattgcttaaacctgggaggtggaggttgtagtgagccgagatcatgccactacactccagcctagacaacacagcaagactctgtcgcaaaaacaaacaaaaaagaaaatattgatttaCTGATTTATGTAGATCTTCCAAATAATACATTTCATtataagatattaaaatatgGCATCTGTAAATATTACCACCAATCTCTATATCACAGAGGCAGATAAAAATTCtccattagccaggcatggtggtgcacacctgtaatcccagctacttgggaggctgaggcaggagaatcgcttgaacccgggaggcagaggttgcagtgagccgagattgcaccaccgcactccagcccgggcgacaagagcgaaactctaccccgaagaggaaaaaaaaaaattctccaaaatCCTAATTTTCACTGGAAAGCTAAAATTTCATCATTGGCAACAAACGCTACCTGTTGTTTTCTTTGAAAGATTCCTTCATACACTTTTTAGTCTGAATAACCATAGTTTGTCATAGTTTCAAGTAAAAATGGCAGTCCATGAAAAAAGTGGCTAGTTCAGTTTGCAACCCAATCAATCACCAAAGTGCTTTTCCTGGAGATAATCATTATACTTTACTGTACAGAAGTGCTTGATGCATACCCCCCCTTTTAACCCACAGAATATTAAGAAGACATACACAAGGgtcaaaatgtaataaaattaataatttttgctGCTTCATCAAGGTATTTTCCAGTGAAaactagccaggcgcagtggctcactcctgtaatcccagcactttgggaggccaaggtgggtggatcacctgaggtcaagagttcaggaccagcctggccaacatggcgaaaccccgtctctactaaaaaatacaaaaattagccgggcgtcagtgacgcgtgcctgtagtcccacctacttgggaggctgaggcaggagaatcgcttgaacccaggaggcagaggttacagtgagccgagatcacgacactgcactcctgcactccagcctgggtgacacacggagactctgactcaaaaaaaaaaaaaaaaaaaaaggacatttttcAGTGAAAagtggatatatatgtgtgtgtgtgtgtgtgtgtgtatatatatttagtttgtttgtttaactgTGAGTGCACGTCATGAAGAATGCAATGACTACAAGTATAGTTAGGTGCCACAACCCTGATTCATGCTAAGACACCTGCTTTACTTTTGTACCATTACTGCAAACGTCAACACAGCAAAAGAGACAAGACCTTGGTACTCTATTAACAAGAAAATAGTTTTAGCCTCTCAACCCCTGAAGAGATATCAGGGACACACAGGgaactacactgctttctctactAGCTTCCCagaatgggattactgggtcattGGCACGTACATTTCAAATTCTGGTAAGTTCCGCCAAAGCTCTCCAAAAAGTCTGTTCCAATTTTCACTATGTAAGGTGCATGATCATCACtagttaaaatgtaaataattcactttttaaatccTGAATTTGGGAACCATCATAACAACACATTACCATATTTGCCTGCCTAAAAACAAAGCTAAAATAGAACTAATGTTTCAAGGCAAAGTAAAATCCAAGCACCCGGATTTATTTAGATGAAGTGAATATTTTCCTGTAAGAAAGTAAAACTTCAGCTGTCAAATGCAAGTTCATCCAACAGAAGCCTTTGTTGACTGCAGTCACCCAATGTTGAGGTATTTCTGAATGAATTTCAAAGTATAAGCCACTGGCACACTTCATACGTTTGCTTATAGGATAGGTGGGCTcaactgattttttaatataaaggacACAATCCAAAAAATGTCAGGCTGCAACAGTACAAACAGTAACCCTAATTAACTGGTTATAGACATCAGTGTAAGCCGACCCTTAGCTTTAACTTCGCACAGAATTACTGGACATGAACAACATAAAATGTACGGGCAGCATTCAAATGCCAAATATGTTCATAAAAATGTCACAGATAACCTTTATTGGCCCAAATATCATTCTAAACAGGGAGAAGACAGGATGAAAGCTTCATCAACGAGGAAGAGATTACTCCTTATGGAAGGTAAGACAGAAGCTGTCTATCTAAAATTCACAAGGAATGCTGCTTCCCCACTTGATTTTTCCCACATGGCTCCAAAGTGAGTATTTTCAAGTCCTACTTACGAAGGAAAAGGTCAAGGATATTAGCGTCAACCAGTATCCATGATTCTTAACTTTCTCAGGAACACAAACCACTTTGAGAATATGATAAAAGCTCTCTGTAGACAAAGCAGTAAAGAATCCATGCTTGTCAGAAGAGCCCACGACTTCGGTTAGAGCAGAATCATAGAACCAGGGATCCTAAGAAACCACTGAAGTCCAGCCCCTCAGGAAACTAAAGCCCTGGAACAGTAAAGTGGCTTGTCCAAGGTCAACAGTGAATTAGCAGAGGAATCAGGCAAGAAATAAGCAACTCAAATAGATTCTGAATAAAGCCGAAGTCACGAAGTAACTTTTTCTTATACAAAGAAAGTTCCACTAAGAGATAACTACAGTAACAAATTTATTAAGTGGAACTGGAAGGAACTGTCGCAAGTACTGTTGTTCAAAGTTCCTTGAAGGCCTAAGATGAATGCATGAGGAAAACCATGAGCAGAAATTTTGAAAAGCACTCACCATGTTCCACAAAAACATTGCAGTGTGGACCCCCATGCCTCGATGATTCCTTCTTCCCTGCTCCTTTGATAAAATGCAGGGCAGGCAAGCTTGGCCTTCTTTGGTCCCCAAGAACTTTTCCAGGCTGCTGCCCCATAAAGTAATAATAGGTACCCCTTTCCAGAAGAGGGTTCAAGATCTTCCAGAACGGTCAGCGAGCGTAGAGGGAAATGGCATATACGTGGGATTTCACATTCGCTGCATCTCCACAAGTCAGCAATTGAAGTCAATCACAGAAAGGCATCTTCCATAACAAAAGGAAGCACTTTTTTTAGGTTGACACTCGCAAGCAGGAGTTCCAATTATTTTCGCAGTTATCAATTTCATGTAATTGCAATGTTACCCAaaagtttcttgattttttttaaacggGCTGAATAACAATTTCTTTTCAAGAAGAAAAACCTAAACAGAAATATTCACAGGGGATGCCGAAAAGGGTCAATAATGCTAGTCATTTCAATTCTCACACATAAAGGAAACGCTGATGGTCTTTGGCTACTCCTCCAGAACTTTTCCTGTGGAAGTCACCAACCCCCTATCTTAGCTTCTTCATCTTCCAACAAATTTCCTGCCGAACTAGTGGCCGCTCTCGCTTCTCTGCTTTGCTCTCCGGAAAAGGACACGGGTCACCCAGATTTCAGCGAGTTTGCCCTCGACTCTGACGAAAAGGAATGCATTGCCAGCAACTTTTAAGTCCGCTTTTTAAAAGGCCTGTGGAACCAATCcagacttttcctttgcattaaaGTTTTTGGCTGAGCTGAGACTAAGGGGGCCGTAGGTGACATTGGAAGAAGTCAGGGCATTAGAGGCTCGCGGGAGCCACCTTGGGGGAAGGGGAGACCCCTTGACAGCAAGGGAGGGATTTGAATGGGAGGCTCCGTGGCCAAAGTTGGGGCCGGGATCCGGAATAAGGGGCAGCTTGGGGCTGAGGGAAGCTGCCGGGGCGCGGCACGGGCAGCTTACTCCGGGGCGACGCTCTTCCACGCCTCAGAAAACGGGGTGTCCCAAGCTGGGGGAAACAGACCACCCGCAGTGTCCCAAAGCCGGGGCGGGGCTGTAAGGGACGAAAGACTCTCGCGGCCCAGACAGCGGAAGGCGGGCCCCGTGTAGAGGAGGCCCGGCCGCCTCAGCTGCCCCAAGCCCGGGGGTCTCTGCCCGAGA
This genomic window from Pan paniscus chromosome 11, NHGRI_mPanPan1-v2.0_pri, whole genome shotgun sequence contains:
- the LOC129398729 gene encoding umcharacterized LOC128092248 homolog, which produces MSPTAPLVSAQPKTLMQRKSLDWFHRPFKKRT